From Cryptosporangium minutisporangium:
TTCACCGAGGTCGACCACGCCGGCCGCGAGGCGCTCGTCGCCGTGCTCGGCTCCGACCTGATCGCCGTGGGCCGGTACGAGCAGCTGTCCGATCCCGACACCGCTGAGGTCGCGTTCGTCGTCGAGGATGCCCACCAGGGCCGCGGTATCGCTTCGGTGATGCTCGAGCACCTCGCCGAAGCCGCGCGGGAAGAGGGCATCACCCGGTTCGTCGCCGAGATCCTGCCGCAGAACGGCGCGATGATCCGGGTGTTCACCGACGCAGGCTACGAGGTTGCCCGCAGTTTCGAGGACGGCGTCGTCCACCTCACGTTCGACACCCAGGAGACGCCGCAGATCCTGGAGGTGCTGCACGACCGCGAGCGCCGCACCGAGGCGCGGTCGATCCGCCGTCTGATGAACCCGTCGGCGGTCGCGGTGGTCGGCGTCGGCCGCGAGCCCGGCGGTATGGGCCGCGCGGTGTTCGAGAACCTCCGCGACGCGCAGTTCACCGGCCCGATCTACCCGGTCAACCCCAACGCCGCCGAGATCGATGGCGTCCTGGCGTACCCGTCCGTGCGGCAGATCCCCGGTCAGGTCGATCTGGCGGTGATCGCGGTACCTGCTGAACAGGTCCGGTCGGTCGTCGAGGACTGTGCGGCCAAGCAGGTCGCCGGCCTGGTCATCCTGTCCAGCGGGTTCGCCGAGATCGGTCCGGAGGGCGCCCGCGCCCAGGCCGAGTTGGTCGAGATGGCGCGGATCAACGGCATGCGTGTGGTCGGCCCCAACTGCTTCGGGCTGGCCAACACCGACCCGGCGGTCTCGCTCAACGCCACGCTCGCACCGCACGTGCCAGGCCGCGGCCGAGTCGGCTTCTTCACCCAGTCCGGCGCACTGGGGATCGCGCTGCTCGCCGAGGTCGACCGCCGTGGCCTCGGCCTCTCGACGTTCGCGTCGGCCGGCAACCGGGCCGACGTCTCCGGCAACGACCTGCTGCAGTACTGGCGGGACGACCCGGAGACCGACGTCGTGATGATGTACCTCGAGACCTTCGGCAACCCGCGCAAGTTCACCCGGGTCGCCCGCGGCCTGGCCCGCCGCAAGCCGGTCGTCGTCCTCAAGAGCCGAGGTGTCACCCCCGGTCTCGCCGGTGGGCCTGGCGAGCGCGGCCTGCAGGCCCTCTACCGGGCGTCCGGCGTCATCCGGGCCGAGGCGCTGGGGGAGATGTTCAACATCGGGCAGCTGCTGGCCTACCAGCCGCTGCCGGCCGGCCGACGGACGGCGGTGATCGGCAACGCGGCCGTGCTCGTGGCGCTCGCCGCCGACGCGTGCGCGGCCAACGGCCTGGAGGTCCCGACCGATCGGCGAATCGACGTCGGTCCGGACGTCACCCCCGACGAGCTGCGGGCGGCCCTGCGCTCCGCGGTCGACGACCCGGAGATCGACGCGGTGCTGGTGGTGTTCGTGCCCGCGCTGGCGGTCCCGGAGTCCGCCTACGCCGACGTCCTTCGTGAGGTGGGAGCC
This genomic window contains:
- a CDS encoding GNAT family N-acetyltransferase — translated: MPDDHPATSPSGSGALSDDGAAGNDASADATPRDGAAGDGTTGSADSGATDLRETVAGEGGAEPTAEDPAAKPYPEHRQADVVLSDGGTVHLRPIRPDDADAIVALHSRFSDRTRYLRYFSPYPRIPPRDLKRFTEVDHAGREALVAVLGSDLIAVGRYEQLSDPDTAEVAFVVEDAHQGRGIASVMLEHLAEAAREEGITRFVAEILPQNGAMIRVFTDAGYEVARSFEDGVVHLTFDTQETPQILEVLHDRERRTEARSIRRLMNPSAVAVVGVGREPGGMGRAVFENLRDAQFTGPIYPVNPNAAEIDGVLAYPSVRQIPGQVDLAVIAVPAEQVRSVVEDCAAKQVAGLVILSSGFAEIGPEGARAQAELVEMARINGMRVVGPNCFGLANTDPAVSLNATLAPHVPGRGRVGFFTQSGALGIALLAEVDRRGLGLSTFASAGNRADVSGNDLLQYWRDDPETDVVMMYLETFGNPRKFTRVARGLARRKPVVVLKSRGVTPGLAGGPGERGLQALYRASGVIRAEALGEMFNIGQLLAYQPLPAGRRTAVIGNAAVLVALAADACAANGLEVPTDRRIDVGPDVTPDELRAALRSAVDDPEIDAVLVVFVPALAVPESAYADVLREVGADARVPVIASFLAANGMPERLRRLVPVGASDADADAVERSASGEDPDRTVLLPSQDFMVARGSVPSYATPEAAARTLGKVATYAEWRRAPAGQLPYLLNTDVGRARTIVGRTIDKHPDGVDLEDGDAEELLAAYGISVWPSRRVVGAEAVVAAASELGYPVAVKAADETLRHRADLGTVRLDVDSPRDARAAYHGIAAASGDPNPTVLVQRMARGGVVCVAEVVQDAAFGPVVGFGLGGIATELIGDRAWRAAPLTDRDAHDLLREPLASPMLFGYRGARPVDAAACEDLLLRVGALADELPALRALMLNPVLASPEGITVLHATVRIERPTRRLDEGA